A section of the Caldilineales bacterium genome encodes:
- a CDS encoding BrnT family toxin has product MQFEWDPKKAASNLRRHKVTFDEAATSLEDELSLTGDDPDHSLEEVRLITFGVSSAGCLLVVSHTERGERIRIIIARLATRAERNLYEEG; this is encoded by the coding sequence ATGCAGTTTGAGTGGGATCCGAAGAAAGCAGCCAGCAACCTACGGCGTCACAAGGTAACCTTCGACGAAGCAGCTACATCGCTAGAAGATGAGCTGTCGCTGACTGGTGATGACCCGGATCATTCGTTGGAAGAAGTGCGCTTGATCACCTTTGGCGTCTCCAGCGCGGGTTGCTTGCTGGTCGTTTCGCACACGGAAAGGGGCGAGCGTATCCGCATCATTATCGCTCGACTTGCTACCCGAGCAGAGAGAAACCTGTATGAGGAAGGCTAA